ACCAGAGTGGCTACTACAGACAGTGATAATTTTGCTCGCTATCTGCATCCATTTGTTGCATATTCTTCTCTGTCTTATTGGTACAGCTAAAGTCTAGACCTAGATTTCAATTGGTTTTAGTTATTGTATACTACTTGAGGCTCATGTTATCTGAGTATGTACAAGCTTCTGTTACCTCCCATTATCCCAGCCTCTCCAACATTGTCATTCTTTTTTGTATGCCTCTTTCTTCAGATACATGAACATAGCTGTTGATATTCTTGCAATATGGCTGTGCCGATGACTTCATATGGATTTCCTGCTATATCATTGTTCGGCTGCTTCTGTATCAAACTGTAATTGATCTAAGCAAATGTATCGTGTGAATAGAGTTTGTGGTTTTTGCATTATTTTGTATATCATTATAGAGGTTTAGCACCTCACTTATATATGATAATAATTGTGTGCCCgtgtgctttttttttttttttttttttttttataaatacctAAAATGTAAATCTTTTATATGTTGGAGCTTCTTTTGTTTATCACTGGAATTAGAACTTGCAAGATCCTtgagtttttaaatttttctttagTTGTTTGAGTTTGATACTCATATAATGTTATAGTATTGTAACATGCTCTATCAGGGTAAAGGTTTTTTTACCATGCAATGTATGTGATTGATGCATCAATAGATTCTTCAGATACACTCTGAAGATCCATCTGGAGTTTCAGTAGTCACCATAAATATTGCTTCAGTACATAACTTTATTCTGTAGAATATCTAGCAAACCTAGATAGGCAGCAGGGTACAAGCTGGTAACAGTTTTAGATAGTATTTGCTTTGATATGGGATGCGGTTGTATCGTATAAGGAAAATATTACGGTTATCATTCAGCTTTGCGCTTGAGGAGtacaaatattattattgatttctCATTGTCAGGGTCCAGGAAATGTGGTGAAGCTGCAAGTTTCTTCTCGTAGCGGTCAAATAATCCATCCATGACTTCACTTCCAAAGTAATTTGTCAGCATACCCTCAAAGACTGCCCTGAGGTATGTGGCTCGTGCTTTGGCACTGCACAAGGTGCGCTTTCCTGGATTGTTAAGTATTTCCATCCTTTCGATTGTGAAACTGCTACTACTCTCAATTATCGCCTTCAGTTCTTGTGGGATGGTAAAATACAACGGAAAGTTGAATGAATCTACCTTTTCTTCGCTAATTATTCCCTGCAAAAATGTTGAATTAGGACTTTATAACTATTTCTTTTGTATCATTACAGAATTATAGCTTAGGAATTACTGTTTCTCTGTCTTTCTCTCTTTTCAAATCTGTATGGATGGCTTAGTTGGAAGATTATGCCTTTATTTGCTGCTTGCTAGAGGTTTCTCTATATCGAGTTTCTTTTTGCAGCAATGTGTTTGAAGGAGATATATGGTTGGTTAGGCAGAATGTTAGGGTGTATTTGAATCTTCTAGAACTAGAACAATGCCCCATTAACGAAAACAAAAAACGTAGGCGGAATGTTATCTTTTAACAAAATGAATATTGAACTTCACCTGCTTGGCCATGTCCAGTAGGCAAGAACCTAGAAGATCAATTTCTGTTGGGGTAGTGTAGGATGTGGCGGAGCTCTTAAAAGCAGGGTCTGCAGGAACTAGAAGAGCCATCAGTCCTCCGGCCACCAGCTCCTCTGCCCTAGCTTCTAAGAATGACTTGATATCACGAGCATAATGATACGAATAGGCCTCAACCACTTCCTGTTTGGCTCCTGTATAGTGAACCTTGCCTTTGTTCCATGCCGGAGACATATGGTCTGCCACTGGCTCTGGCACTTGAGAAAGCCAGTTAAGGGCACAAGAGCAGTAAGCAAAATCAAGGGATGCCTTCGGGAAAAGGCGGCCATGAAAAGGACCAGGCACTCCTGCAGCATGAAATTTTCTTTGGGGTGGTAGTGAATGAAAAAGGGTGTTGAAATCGTTCATTAGTTGATCGTTAAAGAACACGTGAAACTCGGGGATTCGGGTAGTTAGCCCTCCTTCTGTTAGTAGCTTTTTCTCAATGGCTTGAGTGATTATCTGAATGGCAGGAAATGAGTTATTCCCTGTTGAACAGCCAAAATCTGCAATCCGGAAAGGCGTGGTTTGGGTTGATGAGAGGTGGCTAATATCAAGTTTGGCTGCTATTCCTTCTTCGATTACTGGTTTTGCAACATCTATTACTCCTCTCTGCAGCAAAGAAGAAAACAGGTTAGAAACTAACAAAGTATTTTCTtgattttctgttttttttttactgtcATAAATAAGTTAGTACTTCTTGTGCAAGTACCAAAATATACGTCGATAACTGAAATCTAGAAATACTTTACCTGGTAAGAAGAGTTCTGTGCATAGCTATGCTGCCCCCCTCCACCGTTCATGGCGTAGAGGCCTAACAATGAGCTTTCCTTAGTTGTGCTGCCCAGATTGAGCTCTGTTCTGCGGTTTGTATCCGAGAGCAAGCTCGATGCGACTTTCAAACAAGTCCGCGGGTATCGAGAGCAATTCACAGTAGCATAACATTGAGCCATGTTTGTGTTAGCTTCTGTTGCATGGGGTTGTGTTGTGGAGTAGTAATTATTTATAGGCTTCCCATCTACATGTTTTTCTCATTTGTGCTTCAATTATAATTGAGCATCACAACGTAGTACAATATTATCTAGCTTGATTTCTGATTGTATTAGGTCTGCTTGTCTGCTGCACTGTAGAGAGCGAGAAGTCTGACTGCAGCTCATAATGAAATCTTCATAATACACTTATACACACGGGAAACGTTTGATTTGAGTGATAAGATACTATTGATAAAATAGTTCAATTTAATTAAGCGTTTGGCTTTGCATGATTAGGTCCGTGATGGATAATTCGACTCGCACTCTAATCATTCAATTGAATGATCATTTATCACTCCACGTAATCATTTATTAAATactaatgaattaattagtGCTGATTTGAATGGTTCTCATTGTGCGCTTGCGCGTACCGAagataatctttttttttaatactagGTGAAAGTGTACTCCATTCATTTCTGAGTAAATGCTTTTAATCGTGAAAATTTatgcaattttatttttatatattatcctTAATTATTGCATTGGAAATTTtgaaaagataaagaatttacATTGAAgagaaatataatataaaaagttTGACAACTATTTATCATGAGATTTTGATTCGGAATGCTTATTTTGGATAAAATTACTAGATGatcatttttgaaataaaattactAGGTCATCGCAATTCGCAATGATACTCATCTTAAGTATTACGATAGTTCTCTAAAggggattttattttaaagggttaattaagttggatagataaaaaaaaatatagtatatattaattcattgttTACTTTGTTCGGAATTATATCTAAAATATGTTTGATGTGGCTTTGTAACTGTTAGTAACCAATAAGATAAGCCCctcccaaataaaaaaaatacgatAAGCTAAACTAAAATATATGTTTACCCTGAACAGCTAACATACAACATACAAATTCCTAgaagcaaaataaaataaaataaaaattaaaaaaattaatcggAGCATACCAATTTCTCTCTTTTAATTTGATGTATATatgagta
The genomic region above belongs to Salvia miltiorrhiza cultivar Shanhuang (shh) chromosome 5, IMPLAD_Smil_shh, whole genome shotgun sequence and contains:
- the LOC131025120 gene encoding loganic acid O-methyltransferase — translated: MAQCYATVNCSRYPRTCLKVASSLLSDTNRRTELNLGSTTKESSLLGLYAMNGGGGQHSYAQNSSYQRGVIDVAKPVIEEGIAAKLDISHLSSTQTTPFRIADFGCSTGNNSFPAIQIITQAIEKKLLTEGGLTTRIPEFHVFFNDQLMNDFNTLFHSLPPQRKFHAAGVPGPFHGRLFPKASLDFAYCSCALNWLSQVPEPVADHMSPAWNKGKVHYTGAKQEVVEAYSYHYARDIKSFLEARAEELVAGGLMALLVPADPAFKSSATSYTTPTEIDLLGSCLLDMAKQGIISEEKVDSFNFPLYFTIPQELKAIIESSSSFTIERMEILNNPGKRTLCSAKARATYLRAVFEGMLTNYFGSEVMDGLFDRYEKKLAASPHFLDPDNEKSIIIFVLLKRKAE